One genomic region from Chloroflexota bacterium encodes:
- a CDS encoding alcohol dehydrogenase catalytic domain-containing protein: MSLTNIGTVKSAVMTAPNQVKAVEREIKSPGRGEVELQVGYVGICGSDLHAYLGGDTIFDFPIVFGHEFSARVLRCGPGIDHLPEGQWVGVAPLLACGDCPFCSAGHEHLCERRAIFGARTDGALRERLIMPAEVVYPLPAGVSPPEGVLGEPLAVAIHAVNRAGRDLAGAKVIISGAGAIGLLIALVVEQRGAEQILLLEIDEKRRNFARSLGFQITHPEEAPCATADCLFIAAGAPAAIAVIPDLLAPLGTAVVVGIISEAQLNWFHLLIKEGNVTTSRYFTLSDYQAGIRLLGAPGFKAKSLIQEQVAFSELFMDEGRQVMGRAQQVMRLLIKI, from the coding sequence ATGTCACTAACAAATATCGGTACTGTAAAATCAGCGGTTATGACAGCGCCTAATCAGGTTAAGGCGGTCGAGCGCGAAATTAAGTCACCTGGACGAGGTGAAGTTGAATTGCAGGTTGGTTATGTGGGTATATGTGGCTCCGATCTGCATGCCTACCTGGGGGGAGATACCATTTTTGACTTCCCAATTGTCTTTGGACACGAATTCAGCGCCCGGGTGTTGCGCTGCGGACCCGGAATTGACCACTTGCCGGAAGGTCAGTGGGTCGGTGTGGCTCCGCTCCTGGCGTGCGGCGATTGCCCATTTTGCAGCGCAGGCCACGAACATCTCTGCGAGCGCCGAGCCATTTTTGGAGCCAGGACTGACGGAGCGCTGCGGGAACGACTCATCATGCCGGCTGAGGTCGTCTATCCCCTGCCGGCGGGAGTATCTCCCCCGGAAGGGGTTTTGGGCGAACCCCTGGCTGTAGCCATACACGCTGTCAATCGCGCCGGGCGTGATCTGGCAGGGGCAAAGGTTATCATTAGCGGCGCCGGGGCCATTGGCCTGCTCATTGCCCTGGTGGTGGAGCAACGTGGCGCAGAGCAGATTTTGCTGTTGGAGATCGACGAAAAGCGCCGAAATTTTGCCCGGTCTCTGGGCTTTCAAATCACTCATCCGGAAGAGGCTCCTTGTGCAACGGCTGACTGTCTCTTCATTGCTGCCGGAGCACCCGCAGCCATAGCTGTCATACCAGATTTGTTGGCGCCGCTCGGTACAGCCGTGGTGGTCGGCATCATCTCCGAGGCTCAGCTTAACTGGTTCCACCTGCTCATTAAGGAGGGCAATGTAACCACCTCTCGTTACTTCACTCTGTCCGACTACCAGGCGGGAATCAGGCTTCTGGGCGCGCCCGGTTTCAAGGCCAAATCACTCATTCAGGAGCAAGTCGCTTTTTCAGAGTTGTTTATGGATGAGGGGCGGCAGGTCATGGGCCGCGCCCAGCAAGTCATGCGACTACTGATCAAAATATAG
- a CDS encoding cupin domain-containing protein yields the protein MEPIVWVKEYKEDELSPAPGIAGRFKRYVDSRETGQRLIHGLGRLEPGEDMGWHSHPEEEAFFVISGHGVMRWKVNDEVHEAEVGPYCTFYKVGGVPHQMVNTGSEPLIGVVAKVSADE from the coding sequence ATGGAACCAATTGTTTGGGTCAAGGAATACAAAGAGGATGAATTATCACCCGCTCCGGGGATTGCCGGGCGTTTTAAGCGTTACGTCGATAGCCGTGAAACGGGCCAGCGCCTGATTCACGGCCTGGGACGGCTCGAGCCCGGCGAAGATATGGGCTGGCACAGCCACCCGGAAGAAGAAGCGTTTTTTGTCATATCCGGACACGGCGTGATGCGCTGGAAAGTGAACGATGAAGTCCATGAGGCCGAGGTCGGACCCTATTGCACCTTCTACAAAGTCGGCGGCGTGCCGCACCAAATGGTCAACACGGGCTCGGAGCCGCTCATCGGGGTTGTGGCCAAGGTGAGCGCCGATGAATAG
- a CDS encoding amidohydrolase family protein produces MKIIDSHCHLGISKLSGHTITESDLLHAMDTHGVDISLVMPHAVTDDPVAAHDAVAELCQKHPGRFRGIVNLSPLWDEANYRREATRCVRDLGFVALKLNPMQHLTSPLMANADKVFDAAADLGVPVVVHTGPGVPWALPALSIPQARRHPDLPIILAHAGFAVYTAEAYVAAVECDNIFLEPSWCAIYELKWLIKELGADRILFGSDLPENLPVELVKYKSLDLSLQDLAACLGGTAARLFQI; encoded by the coding sequence ATGAAAATCATCGATAGTCACTGCCATCTTGGCATTTCCAAACTTTCCGGCCATACCATCACAGAAAGCGACCTGTTGCATGCTATGGATACGCACGGCGTGGACATATCCCTGGTGATGCCCCACGCCGTCACCGATGATCCGGTTGCCGCCCATGATGCGGTGGCGGAACTGTGTCAAAAACATCCTGGACGCTTTCGGGGCATAGTTAACTTAAGCCCTCTGTGGGACGAAGCCAACTACCGCCGCGAGGCGACGCGCTGCGTGCGCGACCTGGGCTTTGTCGCCCTGAAGCTCAATCCTATGCAGCATCTCACGTCGCCCCTGATGGCGAACGCGGACAAGGTTTTTGACGCTGCCGCCGATTTGGGCGTGCCGGTTGTTGTGCATACCGGGCCGGGAGTCCCCTGGGCGCTGCCCGCGCTCTCTATCCCCCAGGCCAGGCGCCACCCCGATTTGCCCATTATCCTGGCCCACGCCGGTTTTGCCGTTTATACCGCCGAGGCTTATGTGGCCGCAGTTGAATGCGACAATATTTTCCTGGAACCTTCCTGGTGCGCCATTTATGAGTTGAAATGGCTGATTAAAGAGCTTGGCGCCGACCGCATCCTGTTCGGTTCAGACCTACCCGAAAATCTGCCGGTGGAACTCGTCAAGTATAAATCCCTCGACCTGTCCCTCCAAGACCTGGCAGCTTGCCTGGGAGGAACGGCGGCACGACTGTTTCAGATATGA
- a CDS encoding FGGY family carbohydrate kinase, with protein MNRLSGSCVLGSDLGTSGCKSIVLDAEGNIRGWALEDYPTLRPHPGWAEQHPGDWFSAFRNTAQQAIRQAEVEPEEIAAVCIVGITHNAVLLDENDAVLRAAILYTDIRSQTQSEALLQKWGDAIFQRTFNPLSPVWTWPQLQWIKENEPEVWRQTRRILFPKDYVRHQIAPSFLTDTIDPVGTCLYDPLENQWIDLFCADLGLPPEVWPEPVEPWCVVGGVSKQAAAETGLVPGTPVIAGTTDTAAEVFGTGAIRPGQTTVKLATVGRIATISEDPVPDPTFFNYPHVLEGLWYPGTSTKFAASAFTWARRAFWDEGDRSHDYKLMDQAAAGVPPGAGGVIFHPYLAGEFAPSWDPYLRASFLGVGIQHNRAHFTRAVMEGVAFAIRDALESILATGLEVDEIRLIGGGAASDLWAQIMTDVLQRELLVPESADAAFGSALMAGVAAGMFEAKSDSIGDLIRIRARRFPDEKRSTLYDDLFGIYRQAAESISDVSHQLHHFQVKQGAGSK; from the coding sequence ATGAATAGACTGAGCGGTAGTTGCGTTTTAGGAAGCGATCTGGGAACCAGCGGTTGCAAAAGCATTGTTCTCGATGCCGAGGGCAACATTCGCGGCTGGGCGCTGGAAGACTATCCTACCTTGCGCCCTCATCCGGGTTGGGCAGAACAGCATCCGGGTGATTGGTTCAGTGCTTTCCGCAACACGGCCCAACAAGCCATCCGGCAGGCAGAAGTAGAGCCGGAAGAAATCGCCGCCGTCTGCATTGTGGGCATTACGCACAATGCCGTCCTGCTGGACGAGAATGATGCCGTTCTTCGCGCCGCCATCCTGTACACTGACATCCGCAGCCAAACTCAATCCGAGGCCTTGCTTCAAAAGTGGGGTGATGCAATCTTCCAACGCACCTTTAACCCGCTCAGTCCCGTCTGGACCTGGCCCCAGTTGCAGTGGATCAAAGAAAATGAGCCTGAGGTGTGGCGTCAGACCCGCCGAATCTTGTTTCCAAAAGATTACGTTCGGCACCAGATAGCGCCCTCTTTTCTGACCGATACCATAGACCCGGTGGGCACCTGCCTGTACGACCCATTGGAGAACCAATGGATTGACCTCTTTTGCGCCGACCTGGGCCTGCCGCCGGAAGTTTGGCCGGAACCTGTCGAGCCGTGGTGTGTTGTGGGAGGCGTCAGCAAGCAGGCAGCCGCCGAGACCGGGCTGGTCCCTGGCACGCCTGTTATCGCCGGGACAACGGACACCGCCGCCGAAGTGTTTGGAACGGGCGCAATCCGCCCCGGCCAGACCACCGTCAAGCTGGCGACCGTTGGCCGTATTGCGACCATCAGTGAAGATCCTGTGCCTGATCCAACCTTTTTCAACTACCCTCACGTGCTCGAAGGGCTGTGGTATCCCGGAACCAGCACTAAATTTGCGGCCTCGGCCTTTACCTGGGCGCGCAGAGCCTTTTGGGATGAAGGCGACCGATCACACGACTACAAACTGATGGACCAGGCCGCCGCCGGTGTGCCTCCTGGTGCAGGGGGAGTCATTTTTCATCCCTACCTGGCAGGCGAGTTTGCTCCCTCCTGGGACCCCTATCTGCGGGCAAGTTTTCTGGGCGTGGGGATACAGCACAATCGCGCCCACTTCACGCGTGCAGTGATGGAAGGTGTCGCCTTTGCCATCCGCGATGCGCTGGAAAGTATCCTGGCGACGGGCCTTGAAGTGGACGAAATCCGACTCATTGGCGGCGGGGCGGCCAGCGACCTGTGGGCCCAAATTATGACCGACGTTCTCCAGCGCGAGTTGCTTGTGCCAGAGAGCGCGGACGCCGCTTTTGGCTCCGCACTGATGGCCGGTGTGGCTGCCGGAATGTTTGAGGCCAAATCTGACTCTATCGGCGATCTGATTCGTATCCGCGCCCGCCGTTTCCCCGATGAGAAACGGAGCACGCTTTATGACGACCTGTTTGGCATTTACCGGCAGGCTGCCGAGTCCATAAGCGATGTGTCGCACCAGCTGCATCATTTTCAAGTAAAACAGGGAGCAGGAAGTAAATGA
- a CDS encoding amidohydrolase family protein, which produces MILDCELYLLDFPVAGRIYDIPALELLLDEAGIDRAVLMPPVTIKPDNYWMVEQANGNSRFIPCALLNPHFGDEAVTELETGVREWGIRGLKLMPTKHGYRLNTKGVHQLVAKCAELNISLSVHSEGGWANPLFIGVLAEAFPDVSVIMDHMGYRYWVAEAIEAAKRTPNIYLATTAVMEPHFIAMAIEAIGVERIVFGSNGPLVIPKMQVEVIKSLQLSPENEANVLGGTLAKLYGIEN; this is translated from the coding sequence TTGATACTTGATTGCGAGCTCTATCTACTCGACTTTCCGGTGGCAGGCCGGATATACGATATCCCTGCCCTGGAATTGCTGCTGGACGAAGCCGGTATCGACCGGGCGGTGCTCATGCCCCCGGTGACGATCAAGCCAGACAATTATTGGATGGTCGAGCAGGCGAACGGTAATTCGCGTTTCATTCCCTGCGCCTTGCTCAACCCTCATTTTGGCGATGAAGCGGTGACCGAATTAGAAACCGGCGTGCGCGAGTGGGGCATTCGGGGCCTCAAATTGATGCCGACCAAGCACGGTTACCGCCTCAATACAAAGGGTGTTCACCAACTGGTGGCCAAGTGCGCGGAATTGAACATCTCCCTATCGGTTCATTCCGAAGGAGGCTGGGCCAATCCTTTGTTCATTGGCGTGTTGGCCGAAGCCTTCCCGGATGTGTCCGTGATAATGGATCATATGGGATATCGCTACTGGGTGGCAGAGGCTATTGAAGCCGCAAAACGAACTCCCAATATTTACCTGGCCACAACCGCTGTAATGGAACCGCACTTTATCGCTATGGCGATCGAAGCGATAGGGGTGGAGCGCATTGTCTTCGGCTCAAACGGCCCCCTGGTGATCCCGAAAATGCAAGTAGAAGTCATCAAATCGCTGCAACTTTCGCCGGAGAACGAAGCCAATGTTCTGGGCGGTACGCTGGCGAAATTATATGGAATTGAGAATTAA
- a CDS encoding FAD-dependent oxidoreductase, producing the protein MKRSRTTETYSTTVKSFWQTDILVIGGGPAGVIAALAAAEQGAAVTLVERYGFLGGISTQVIDTFCGYYPPGDNAKRIIGGIPDRVVDALMQRGKALYRMCPYSGSKLITYDPPTLKVVWETMAQQAGVRVLLHTFVVDAWRDRDRIMGVVAVNKGGFVRLQAGVVIDASGDADVAAAVGVPFESAEHGPVQPLTTTFRLMKVDVERAQQVEEAELQALMTEAVEGNGYDLPGRNAIFYITPLAGVVGTNMTRISGIDPTDPLQLSEAERQGRRQAIEYMRFLKDYVPGFENAELVNFSTQIGIRESRRIFGDYRLTGEDVLSGRSFEDAIAKGAWPIEEHQAKHDIRWQHLSDGVAYDIPYRSLLPQRVEGLLVAGRCLSADHDAHASVRVMAQCMAMGQAAGVAAALASDKSLMPREVSMAELQDCLRELGAVI; encoded by the coding sequence ATGAAAAGGAGTAGAACTACGGAAACTTACAGTACAACCGTTAAATCGTTTTGGCAAACTGATATCCTGGTTATCGGCGGTGGTCCTGCCGGAGTGATCGCTGCTCTGGCTGCCGCTGAACAGGGCGCAGCGGTGACCCTGGTCGAGCGATATGGGTTTCTGGGCGGAATCAGCACGCAAGTGATCGATACCTTCTGCGGTTATTACCCACCGGGTGACAACGCCAAAAGAATCATTGGCGGCATCCCGGACCGTGTGGTCGACGCACTTATGCAGCGTGGCAAAGCCCTTTACCGCATGTGTCCCTATAGTGGAAGCAAACTGATCACGTATGATCCGCCCACCCTCAAGGTAGTTTGGGAAACAATGGCTCAGCAAGCTGGGGTAAGGGTTCTTTTGCACACCTTTGTGGTCGACGCCTGGCGGGATAGAGATCGAATCATGGGCGTGGTGGCAGTGAATAAAGGTGGATTTGTACGATTGCAGGCCGGGGTTGTCATCGATGCATCGGGGGATGCTGACGTTGCCGCCGCAGTGGGGGTGCCGTTTGAGAGCGCCGAACACGGCCCCGTCCAACCACTCACAACCACGTTCAGACTGATGAAGGTCGATGTTGAACGGGCACAACAAGTGGAGGAGGCAGAACTTCAGGCGTTAATGACCGAGGCAGTTGAAGGCAATGGCTATGATCTGCCTGGCCGGAATGCCATATTTTACATTACACCTCTGGCTGGCGTGGTAGGCACGAATATGACACGAATCAGCGGCATCGACCCAACCGACCCTTTGCAGCTTTCCGAAGCAGAGCGCCAGGGACGACGACAGGCGATTGAATACATGCGTTTCCTCAAAGATTACGTGCCCGGCTTTGAAAACGCAGAATTAGTTAACTTTAGCACCCAGATCGGTATCCGGGAGAGTCGTCGCATTTTTGGGGATTACCGGCTCACCGGTGAGGACGTTTTATCGGGGCGGAGTTTTGAGGACGCAATTGCCAAAGGCGCCTGGCCAATCGAGGAACACCAGGCCAAGCATGACATACGCTGGCAGCATCTTTCTGACGGCGTGGCGTATGACATCCCATATCGTTCTTTACTGCCGCAACGTGTGGAGGGCCTGTTGGTTGCTGGGCGATGCCTCTCTGCCGATCATGACGCCCACGCTTCCGTGCGGGTAATGGCTCAATGTATGGCAATGGGCCAGGCTGCCGGTGTGGCTGCTGCGCTGGCCTCGGACAAAAGTCTTATGCCGCGTGAAGTATCGATGGCAGAACTACAGGATTGCCTGCGCGAGCTGGGCGCTGTGATTTAG
- a CDS encoding SDR family NAD(P)-dependent oxidoreductase: MDEPLAQKTAQDIMDNSGREILAFHADVSDSSQVRTVVNTTLEKFGRIDILVNNAGICPVTPWDEVTLDSWNRVLSVNLTSAFLFTHAVVPSMKSNHFGRIVFISSEAAFSGSVISHVAYGVSKAGMLNFMRSVAKKFAQDGILANAVAPGPVDTPMGRNFGDDFWVSAEQRTLLKRHATGHEIADAVLFFASDRSTYVTGQYLRVNGGRDLLV; this comes from the coding sequence ATTGATGAACCCTTGGCTCAAAAGACAGCACAAGATATTATGGATAATTCCGGGAGGGAAATATTGGCATTTCATGCGGATGTATCAGATTCGAGTCAAGTACGAACCGTGGTAAACACTACTTTAGAGAAGTTCGGTCGCATCGACATCCTGGTAAATAACGCCGGGATATGCCCTGTTACACCATGGGATGAGGTTACCCTGGATAGTTGGAACAGGGTGCTTTCTGTGAACCTGACCAGTGCGTTTCTTTTTACACATGCTGTTGTCCCCTCAATGAAATCAAACCATTTTGGACGTATCGTATTTATATCCTCGGAAGCAGCTTTCAGTGGAAGTGTTATCTCACATGTTGCCTATGGAGTAAGCAAAGCTGGGATGTTAAATTTTATGAGATCTGTAGCAAAAAAATTTGCACAAGATGGTATTTTAGCAAATGCTGTTGCTCCAGGTCCTGTCGATACACCTATGGGTCGTAACTTTGGTGATGATTTTTGGGTCTCCGCAGAGCAGCGCACCTTACTGAAGCGCCACGCTACTGGTCATGAGATTGCGGACGCGGTATTGTTTTTTGCCAGTGATCGGAGCACCTATGTTACAGGACAGTATCTCCGAGTAAATGGTGGTCGTGATTTATTGGTGTAG